A part of Limihaloglobus sulfuriphilus genomic DNA contains:
- the dapA gene encoding 4-hydroxy-tetrahydrodipicolinate synthase codes for MFKGAFTAIITPFKNDKVDYETFERLIEFQIENGIDGLVPVGTTGESPTLNHHEHKDVIKFVVDRVGGRVPVIAGTGSNSTAEAVELTDFARKAGVTASLQVCPYYNKPTQEGLYRHFKAINDAVDLPIVLYNIPGRCGGDGLAPETIARLNELEQVVAVKEATGSMDQASEILSMCDITILSGDDSMTLPLCSLGGKGVVSVVANIVPADVKSLTDSLLAGDFAAGLEMHRKLFRLSKSLLNMATNPIPIKAAMEIMSMSSDEMRLPMVSLSQEEKTVLRGYLQDYGLI; via the coding sequence ATGTTTAAAGGTGCATTCACAGCAATAATTACACCCTTTAAGAACGACAAAGTTGATTACGAGACGTTTGAACGTCTTATTGAGTTTCAGATAGAAAACGGCATCGACGGTCTTGTTCCGGTAGGAACAACAGGAGAATCGCCGACCCTGAATCACCACGAGCACAAAGACGTGATCAAATTTGTAGTTGACCGCGTCGGCGGCCGCGTGCCGGTAATCGCCGGTACAGGCTCAAACAGCACTGCCGAAGCAGTCGAGCTCACCGATTTTGCAAGAAAAGCCGGTGTAACAGCCTCTCTGCAGGTATGCCCGTATTACAATAAACCGACACAGGAAGGTCTTTATCGGCACTTCAAAGCGATTAACGATGCTGTCGATCTGCCTATCGTTCTGTATAATATTCCGGGCCGTTGCGGCGGTGACGGGCTTGCCCCTGAGACTATCGCAAGGCTCAATGAGCTTGAGCAGGTAGTCGCTGTCAAAGAAGCTACAGGCAGCATGGACCAGGCCAGCGAGATACTCTCAATGTGCGATATAACCATTCTCAGCGGCGACGATTCTATGACGCTTCCTCTTTGCAGCCTCGGCGGCAAGGGCGTTGTAAGCGTTGTCGCCAACATTGTGCCGGCAGATGTCAAGTCGCTGACCGATTCACTGCTGGCGGGTGATTTCGCCGCGGGGCTCGAGATGCACAGAAAGCTGTTCAGGCTGTCAAAATCACTGCTGAATATGGCGACAAACCCAATCCCGATTAAAGCCGCGATGGAGATTATGTCTATGAGCTCCGACGAGATGCGTCTGCCGATGGTGAGTCTCTCACAAGAAGAAAAAACCGTGCTCAGAGGGTATCTCCAGGATTACGGTCTTATTTAA
- a CDS encoding pyruvoyl-dependent arginine decarboxylase: MLDLVPTHVFLTKGVGRHKYQLKSFEEALRNAGVAELNLVQVSSILPPYCKIISRDKGMKYLTPGAISFCVMARADTDEHGRLVASSVGVAMPKDKTKWGYLSEVHGHGMNRLQASDMAEDLAAGMLGTTMGMEFDPDKAWSEKEQAYKSSGLFIKTSNITQTAKGQKDLWTTTVAIAMFVFDK, from the coding sequence ATGCTTGACTTAGTTCCAACACACGTATTTCTGACCAAGGGTGTCGGAAGGCATAAATATCAGCTGAAATCATTCGAAGAAGCTCTGCGAAACGCGGGGGTTGCCGAATTAAACCTCGTGCAGGTATCCTCTATCCTGCCGCCGTACTGCAAGATTATCAGCCGTGATAAGGGCATGAAGTATCTTACACCCGGCGCGATAAGTTTCTGCGTTATGGCACGTGCTGACACCGACGAACACGGCCGCCTTGTTGCTTCTTCGGTTGGAGTAGCAATGCCAAAAGATAAGACTAAATGGGGGTATCTCAGCGAAGTTCACGGCCACGGCATGAACCGGCTCCAGGCCTCCGACATGGCAGAAGACCTCGCGGCAGGAATGCTGGGGACGACTATGGGTATGGAATTCGACCCTGATAAGGCGTGGTCAGAAAAGGAACAGGCTTATAAATCCAGCGGCTTGTTCATAAAGACCTCAAACATTACCCAGACAGCAAAAGGACAGAAAGACCTCTGGACAACAACAGTGGCAATAGCCATGTTCGTCTTTGACAAATAA
- the argC gene encoding N-acetyl-gamma-glutamyl-phosphate reductase, translated as MINVAIIGVTGYTGLDSIEILLRHPQAEITYITSSTKEVLPIESVHPKLAGRLKLDVEPLDFDELASRADVALCCLPHKVSMSYVPEILKRGVKVVDFSADYRLKDLSIYEKYYVPHTDPENIKQAVYGLPELYREQIKTASLVANPGCFPTSSTLGLVPLLRNGYVETDTVIVNSVSGATGAGKKLADGVHFPNLNENIRPYGIATHRHGPEMEQIASEAAGKEVSVLFQPHIGSFDRGILSSIYCRPAKEISAQELLELFNGFYADEPFVQVFDSPVSVKDVANTNQCHIHPARVKGQIVVFAAIDNLVKGASGQAVQNMNIMSGFDETLGLK; from the coding sequence ATGATAAATGTCGCGATAATAGGTGTTACCGGCTATACTGGCCTGGATTCTATAGAAATCCTGCTTCGCCACCCGCAGGCAGAGATAACATACATAACCTCTTCGACAAAAGAGGTACTGCCCATAGAAAGCGTTCACCCCAAACTTGCCGGCCGGCTCAAGCTCGACGTTGAACCGCTGGACTTTGACGAGCTGGCAAGCCGGGCCGATGTTGCCTTGTGCTGTCTGCCGCACAAGGTATCAATGAGTTATGTTCCCGAAATACTCAAGAGAGGGGTTAAGGTAGTTGATTTCAGCGCAGACTACCGGCTCAAAGACCTAAGTATATATGAGAAATACTATGTCCCGCACACCGACCCTGAAAATATCAAACAGGCGGTTTACGGCCTGCCGGAGCTCTACAGGGAACAGATAAAAACCGCATCTCTGGTAGCCAATCCGGGCTGTTTCCCGACAAGCTCGACGCTTGGACTTGTGCCGCTGCTCAGGAACGGGTATGTAGAAACAGATACTGTTATTGTGAACTCGGTCAGCGGAGCAACCGGCGCGGGCAAAAAACTCGCCGATGGTGTGCACTTTCCAAACCTCAACGAAAACATCCGCCCTTACGGTATCGCAACGCACAGGCACGGACCGGAGATGGAACAGATTGCATCCGAGGCAGCCGGTAAGGAGGTAAGCGTGCTGTTTCAGCCGCATATCGGCAGCTTCGACCGCGGGATCCTCTCCAGCATATACTGCCGGCCGGCTAAGGAGATTTCTGCGCAAGAGCTTCTTGAGCTTTTCAATGGGTTCTACGCCGACGAGCCGTTTGTGCAGGTATTTGATTCTCCCGTCTCTGTCAAGGACGTCGCCAATACCAACCAGTGCCACATCCATCCGGCCCGGGTTAAGGGGCAGATTGTCGTCTTCGCAGCGATTGACAACCTCGTAAAAGGAGCCTCAGGCCAGGCAGTCCAGAACATGAATATAATGTCCGGTTTTGACGAGACCCTCGGCTTGAAATAG
- a CDS encoding sulfatase translates to MKTVHMTRRSFLGSIGLLTSATAFEGCLNFSRSDRLDRVNHDKPNIVLIMADDLGYGDIGCYGNKKIRTPNLDAMAKRGMKFTDYHSNGAVCSPTRASLLTGRYQQRTGIDICVSPWGTPPYQGLPLGETTFAELLKDNGYKTALFGKWHLGIPDDLNPTKQGFDEFKGYLSGNIDYISHIDQEGNEDWRHNGSKVVREGYSTDLITEDTVSFIKENADKPFCVLVSHEAPHYPLQIRSSKAQRTKGKPPEHTAEINTDQIYKEMIEIMDEGIGRINTVLEKLGLAKNTFVFFCSDNGAASWISGSNGPLRGCKSRLSEGGHRVPAIACWQGKIKADVTSDETSMSMDLFPTLLKLANLQLPDEIKIDGVNLLPLLLENKPLGRRTLFWSYRGQKAVRKGDWKLLVQGSKVQLYNLKSDLEEQHNLASKNPELVRELEMEFAQWEKDFHERNKWRPEDLRPYPK, encoded by the coding sequence ATGAAGACAGTACATATGACTCGGCGCAGTTTCTTAGGAAGTATTGGTTTACTTACTTCCGCAACAGCCTTTGAGGGTTGCCTCAATTTTTCCAGATCAGACCGGCTTGATAGAGTGAATCATGATAAGCCCAATATTGTTCTTATCATGGCAGATGATTTGGGCTATGGAGATATAGGCTGTTATGGAAATAAAAAAATCAGGACACCAAATCTTGATGCAATGGCCAAACGCGGCATGAAGTTTACAGATTATCATTCAAATGGTGCGGTATGCAGCCCTACCCGCGCCTCGCTTCTTACGGGGCGTTATCAGCAGCGTACCGGCATTGATATCTGTGTTTCACCCTGGGGGACCCCGCCGTACCAGGGACTTCCTTTAGGGGAAACGACCTTCGCTGAGCTGCTCAAGGATAATGGATACAAGACCGCATTGTTTGGTAAATGGCACCTTGGAATACCAGATGACTTGAATCCAACTAAACAGGGTTTTGATGAGTTTAAGGGGTATTTAAGCGGAAATATTGATTATATTTCACACATCGACCAGGAAGGCAATGAAGACTGGCGGCACAATGGCAGCAAGGTTGTAAGAGAAGGTTATTCAACCGATTTGATAACCGAAGACACTGTCAGTTTTATTAAGGAAAATGCGGACAAGCCGTTCTGTGTCCTTGTCTCACATGAGGCTCCCCATTATCCTTTGCAGATACGCAGTTCAAAAGCTCAACGCACAAAAGGCAAACCGCCGGAGCATACGGCTGAAATAAATACGGATCAAATCTATAAAGAGATGATTGAAATCATGGATGAAGGTATCGGGAGGATAAACACTGTATTAGAAAAGCTCGGTTTGGCAAAGAACACGTTTGTTTTCTTTTGTTCAGATAACGGCGCTGCCTCCTGGATATCAGGTTCAAACGGCCCCTTGAGGGGCTGCAAATCAAGGCTTTCAGAGGGTGGGCATCGAGTTCCGGCTATTGCCTGTTGGCAGGGTAAAATTAAGGCTGATGTTACATCAGACGAAACTTCTATGTCTATGGATTTATTTCCCACTCTGCTGAAACTTGCAAATCTGCAATTACCGGATGAAATCAAAATTGACGGGGTAAACCTACTGCCCTTGTTATTAGAAAACAAACCCCTGGGCCGGCGCACGCTATTCTGGAGTTATAGAGGGCAGAAGGCCGTTAGGAAAGGTGATTGGAAATTGCTTGTTCAGGGCTCAAAAGTTCAGTTGTATAATCTCAAATCTGATCTTGAAGAACAACACAATTTAGCTTCAAAAAATCCCGAATTAGTAAGGGAACTGGAAATGGAGTTTGCTCAATGGGAAAAAGATTTTCATGAGAGGAATAAATGGAGACCTGAAGATTTAAGGCCGTATCCCAAATGA
- a CDS encoding sulfatase-like hydrolase/transferase: MKVIGAGTLNLYISGCIRRNTGNRGAGTKRPNIILIMADDLGYGDLSCYGNDYIKTPNIDNLAARGVSFTDYHSNGVVCSPTRAALLTGRYQQRCGIERVVPEFPANPDNYQRNDGLMESETTIADVLNKHYSTAMFGKWHLGSSAHFNPTKRGFEKFIGFKSGNIDFFSHVSQEGRHDWWHGCENVREEGYTDRLLTDYSLKFIEQHKDDPFFLYLPYEIPHYPYQSPGDYDGYQRQEKPEPRPGNVPKPLGDRQDTDMAIKEMIEELDSYIGEISAKLRQLNIEKNTFIFFCSDNGAWPLAGAGSNGALGGIKGEVFEGGHRVPAIACWPGKIKPGLTHQTAMSMDVFPTLLSITGIKPSGGLEFDGADLTPVLFENKHLAPRTLFWRYADQKAVRKGPWKLIKGIRKNPDTNKLQNERGDYVSLYNLDHDISESKDISAMEPEIVNSLLEELVQWEKDVDSDS, from the coding sequence TTGAAGGTTATAGGGGCCGGCACACTGAATCTGTATATTTCCGGCTGCATCCGAAGAAATACGGGAAATAGAGGAGCAGGAACCAAAAGGCCCAATATAATTTTAATTATGGCAGATGATCTGGGTTATGGAGACCTGAGCTGCTACGGCAATGATTATATCAAAACTCCCAATATTGATAATCTTGCCGCACGCGGCGTGAGTTTTACTGATTATCACTCTAACGGTGTGGTCTGCAGCCCGACCAGAGCTGCTTTGCTGACGGGGCGGTACCAGCAGCGCTGCGGCATTGAGCGGGTAGTTCCTGAATTTCCTGCGAATCCGGATAATTATCAGCGAAACGATGGACTAATGGAGTCAGAAACAACCATCGCTGATGTGTTAAATAAACATTACTCGACGGCAATGTTTGGTAAATGGCATCTTGGCTCATCAGCTCACTTTAATCCCACCAAACGGGGTTTTGAGAAATTTATCGGCTTCAAGTCTGGAAACATAGATTTCTTTTCACATGTAAGCCAGGAAGGCAGGCATGACTGGTGGCATGGCTGTGAAAATGTCAGGGAAGAAGGTTACACAGACCGGCTGCTGACGGATTACAGTCTTAAATTCATTGAACAGCATAAAGACGATCCTTTCTTTTTGTACCTGCCTTACGAGATACCTCACTATCCCTATCAGTCACCCGGCGATTATGACGGCTATCAGCGTCAAGAGAAGCCCGAGCCGCGGCCTGGCAATGTACCCAAGCCATTAGGAGATCGCCAGGATACCGACATGGCAATCAAAGAAATGATTGAAGAGCTGGATTCTTATATAGGGGAGATATCGGCCAAACTCAGACAATTAAATATAGAGAAAAACACTTTTATTTTCTTCTGTTCAGATAACGGCGCCTGGCCACTTGCAGGAGCAGGCTCTAATGGAGCTCTGGGCGGGATCAAAGGAGAGGTCTTTGAAGGCGGACATAGAGTTCCGGCTATTGCATGCTGGCCCGGCAAAATTAAACCTGGTCTCACTCATCAGACAGCGATGTCAATGGATGTCTTTCCAACATTGTTGTCAATAACCGGTATTAAACCTTCCGGCGGATTGGAATTCGATGGAGCCGATCTTACACCTGTGCTGTTTGAGAATAAGCATCTGGCCCCAAGAACACTTTTCTGGAGATATGCAGATCAAAAGGCAGTACGAAAAGGGCCCTGGAAATTGATAAAAGGTATCAGAAAAAATCCGGATACAAATAAGCTCCAAAATGAAAGAGGTGACTATGTCAGCCTTTACAACCTTGATCACGACATTAGTGAAAGTAAAGACATCTCAGCTATGGAACCAGAAATCGTGAATAGCCTGCTCGAAGAGCTTGTTCAATGGGAAAAAGACGTGGACTCAGACTCTTGA
- a CDS encoding beta-galactosidase translates to MRIFVKFMVFSFIFIINAQASDLVRFKGDSPYWSDKSGWWDGQSNMLPDKITAAVIPSRDSTEDRLTIANETNAAAESITLGSKNGYELMLKGGSLNVAENFTISNDSGFSGILTLDSGSLAVGKHLCVGDRGQGLLKIKSGEIHVSQWFVVGQHESSNARAFLEGGKITCGSIGVGKQGKIDIANGVLELRGRDMGTEIRRLIRERKLVAHGGSKDYKIDIEWDGKSTLVKAVPAGESNYIYNENGVGVITPKLQGKPLRTGKPVGFVIHPNHKAFEDRLDALCVNAELSNIFLWRMLDRDNLVVDTEAFVDWLKGVYESGRQAYPILDTSVFHSGGWRAEKTTEAGQFLTGSDGKIWEFKQPDGSRSRWSSLYSPIFRESVFNYIDQLIDWIKVNDHDHRIPGYLNGAEWFMPATVDYNPLGISIFKDRLKEKYGSLEMLNRKWGADFESWDQVDPPRGTLLGYDYTGIRTAGFDTKSIKACWSSEPIEIQGGRDYKIQVKVRQFGIPEGLCAVRLKCYNEAGAEIKYVLDGQFYWTWAEDGQWDMINETCRTPANAVKATLELLINAPGRAEFKDVSVSDLAGRQLLADGVNTMQRASGLWEFTAENNIGTGKIVSCTQDPENAMFVVEVPQLDMPYINTSLAWEYWITFCYEQMAHWLNICAEHIKDRDPDRKVVSYIGAASSTHYLGDFNTYWQRLDISLANSPAIDVNGIQLSFAGDDVTCTTCPIDIARKYGKDIYATDMVDFPYGLYSGFGPAYRAVMAGVQHGMDGMFCYSWFDPVVPDYNFSTFTDWQLDKFTQDVKTSVELLKGYTLETDAAFLLPVMSYSLADKGGYKSDWVDMAGAYHLVLDSGYLPDVFTPYELEKTGFELIRDYKVIFMPDCPVLGEKANNLLCQFVSSGGHIIGSGRVPRENLTYEKLEQLLINPDKSFENVISSLEQPYSIKAGNGRVTWINSMLGEKYMGPVRRWTEAGNTPPPLMRLDNSRDAKSLRRAIRLGLKKVVDETQPGFAAELISSKNTVHFACYQNPSSQLLFLLNQHEGRTRDVKVASDYINENTKAEIWLDFDQKIAVESSEKGVIEIPSFSDVCIVTLKR, encoded by the coding sequence ATGCGAATATTTGTTAAATTTATGGTTTTCTCGTTTATTTTTATAATCAATGCCCAGGCATCTGATTTGGTTCGTTTTAAAGGCGATAGTCCATACTGGTCAGACAAAAGCGGCTGGTGGGACGGCCAGTCAAATATGCTGCCGGATAAGATTACAGCGGCGGTTATTCCCAGCCGGGACAGCACTGAAGATAGACTTACGATTGCAAACGAGACAAATGCAGCAGCAGAGAGTATAACCCTCGGCTCAAAAAATGGATACGAGCTGATGTTGAAGGGCGGCAGTCTCAATGTCGCAGAAAATTTTACAATTTCTAATGATTCCGGTTTCAGCGGTATTCTAACACTTGATTCGGGGTCTTTAGCAGTTGGAAAACATCTTTGTGTTGGTGACAGGGGGCAAGGCCTGCTCAAGATCAAAAGCGGAGAAATACACGTAAGCCAGTGGTTTGTTGTTGGCCAGCACGAAAGCTCAAATGCCCGGGCGTTTCTTGAAGGCGGTAAAATAACCTGCGGCTCAATAGGGGTTGGCAAGCAGGGGAAAATCGACATTGCAAATGGTGTTCTGGAGCTTAGAGGCAGGGACATGGGTACAGAGATCCGCCGGCTTATCAGAGAGCGTAAACTTGTTGCCCATGGCGGCAGCAAAGACTACAAAATAGATATAGAGTGGGATGGAAAGAGCACTTTAGTAAAGGCAGTTCCTGCCGGTGAGAGTAATTACATCTATAACGAGAACGGAGTGGGCGTCATTACTCCTAAACTTCAGGGTAAACCGCTGAGAACAGGCAAGCCCGTCGGTTTTGTTATCCACCCAAACCACAAGGCCTTCGAAGATCGGCTCGATGCGCTCTGCGTAAATGCAGAACTCAGCAATATCTTCCTGTGGAGGATGCTTGACCGTGACAATCTGGTTGTCGATACCGAGGCATTCGTTGACTGGCTCAAAGGAGTCTATGAGTCCGGTCGCCAGGCCTATCCGATACTTGATACATCTGTTTTTCATTCTGGCGGCTGGAGGGCTGAGAAGACAACTGAAGCGGGTCAATTTTTGACGGGCTCCGACGGCAAAATCTGGGAATTCAAACAGCCCGACGGGAGTAGAAGCAGATGGTCTTCTCTGTATTCACCCATTTTCCGTGAGTCGGTCTTCAACTACATTGATCAGCTGATTGACTGGATAAAAGTCAATGACCATGACCATCGGATTCCCGGATACTTAAATGGCGCTGAATGGTTTATGCCTGCGACGGTAGATTATAATCCGCTTGGCATTTCTATCTTTAAAGACCGGCTCAAGGAAAAATACGGTTCTCTTGAAATGTTGAACCGAAAATGGGGAGCGGATTTTGAAAGCTGGGATCAGGTTGATCCGCCAAGAGGGACACTGCTCGGTTACGATTATACCGGCATACGCACAGCCGGTTTTGATACGAAATCGATTAAAGCCTGCTGGAGTTCCGAACCGATTGAGATTCAGGGAGGCAGGGACTATAAAATACAGGTTAAGGTGAGACAGTTCGGTATTCCAGAAGGGCTTTGTGCAGTGAGGCTAAAGTGTTATAATGAAGCCGGAGCAGAAATAAAATATGTACTGGACGGCCAGTTTTACTGGACTTGGGCAGAGGATGGCCAATGGGACATGATTAACGAGACCTGTCGTACTCCTGCCAATGCGGTAAAAGCCACACTTGAGCTGTTAATAAACGCCCCGGGCAGAGCTGAGTTTAAGGATGTCTCGGTGTCTGATTTGGCAGGCAGGCAGCTGCTGGCTGACGGTGTTAACACGATGCAGAGAGCCTCAGGGTTATGGGAATTCACTGCTGAGAATAATATTGGAACAGGTAAGATAGTTTCATGCACACAGGATCCTGAAAACGCCATGTTTGTAGTCGAAGTTCCGCAATTGGATATGCCGTATATAAATACTTCACTGGCATGGGAATATTGGATCACCTTCTGCTATGAGCAGATGGCTCACTGGCTGAATATATGCGCTGAACACATAAAAGATCGCGATCCCGACCGTAAAGTCGTTTCATATATTGGAGCCGCATCCAGTACACATTATCTGGGTGACTTCAATACGTACTGGCAGAGGCTTGATATAAGCCTGGCCAACTCGCCGGCGATCGATGTTAACGGCATTCAGCTCTCCTTTGCCGGGGATGATGTTACCTGTACTACATGCCCAATCGATATTGCCCGAAAATACGGCAAGGATATATATGCTACTGATATGGTGGATTTCCCTTACGGGCTTTATTCCGGTTTTGGCCCGGCATACAGGGCTGTTATGGCCGGCGTTCAGCATGGTATGGATGGCATGTTCTGCTACAGCTGGTTTGATCCGGTAGTGCCTGATTACAACTTTTCAACTTTTACGGACTGGCAGCTTGATAAGTTTACACAGGATGTAAAGACTTCTGTTGAGCTGCTCAAGGGTTATACGCTTGAGACAGATGCGGCTTTTCTCCTGCCGGTAATGTCATATTCACTTGCAGATAAGGGCGGCTATAAATCAGACTGGGTGGATATGGCCGGGGCCTACCATCTGGTGCTTGACAGTGGATATCTGCCTGATGTTTTCACTCCGTATGAGTTGGAAAAAACAGGATTCGAGCTGATACGAGATTATAAGGTAATATTTATGCCGGACTGCCCGGTGCTTGGCGAAAAGGCCAATAATTTGCTTTGTCAATTTGTATCCAGCGGCGGCCATATTATCGGCAGCGGACGGGTTCCGCGAGAAAACCTTACTTATGAGAAACTTGAACAGCTTTTGATAAATCCGGATAAAAGTTTTGAAAACGTAATATCAAGCCTTGAACAGCCATATTCAATTAAGGCAGGTAACGGCCGGGTTACATGGATAAACAGTATGCTTGGAGAAAAGTATATGGGGCCGGTGAGACGCTGGACAGAGGCCGGCAATACTCCGCCGCCGCTGATGCGTCTCGATAATTCCAGAGATGCTAAGTCTTTACGCCGAGCAATTCGTTTGGGGCTAAAGAAAGTTGTTGATGAGACTCAGCCGGGTTTTGCCGCGGAACTGATTTCTTCGAAGAATACGGTTCATTTTGCCTGTTATCAAAACCCTTCATCTCAGCTGCTCTTCCTGCTTAATCAGCATGAGGGAAGGACCCGTGATGTAAAGGTTGCTTCTGACTATATTAATGAAAATACAAAGGCTGAAATATGGTTAGATTTTGACCAGAAAATAGCAGTAGAATCTTCTGAGAAAGGTGTTATAGAAATTCCATCTTTCAGTGACGTATGTATTGTCACACTTAAACGATAA
- a CDS encoding PEP-CTERM sorting domain-containing protein — protein MKNAVLLLVLVAVTTFTAQALDVGWSGSEADKSWDTDSNWWNGTANLAPTQSDRVLIRDGNWWPGTGPHVNSGVTALADSLEVGLTGRKDANGYLFIDGGQLDVTTTVKMAIQANDSTGTINLNSGVMNVGGNYYGGWYGAATTNIYGGSLNVGGWLVIGQFASSSGSVVNVNGGELGCSWLGGEGVLNLAGGTLVINQTADKRSGLQAMAAAGDIIAYNGDPNASFEYTFDGTKTTMTAVPEPTVLVMLGIGSLSLLIKRK, from the coding sequence ATGAAAAATGCTGTTTTATTATTAGTATTAGTTGCGGTTACTACGTTCACTGCACAGGCCCTTGATGTTGGCTGGAGCGGCAGTGAGGCTGATAAAAGCTGGGATACTGACTCCAACTGGTGGAATGGCACAGCCAATCTCGCCCCGACACAGTCAGATAGAGTGCTTATACGTGATGGTAACTGGTGGCCGGGCACAGGTCCTCATGTTAATAGTGGTGTAACTGCTTTGGCAGACAGTCTTGAAGTGGGGCTGACCGGCAGGAAGGATGCCAACGGTTATTTGTTTATTGACGGCGGGCAGCTTGATGTTACAACAACTGTGAAAATGGCTATACAGGCAAATGACAGTACAGGCACAATCAATCTAAACAGCGGAGTGATGAATGTCGGCGGGAATTACTACGGCGGCTGGTACGGTGCCGCAACGACAAACATTTACGGCGGTTCACTCAATGTAGGCGGCTGGCTTGTAATAGGTCAATTCGCTTCTTCCTCAGGCAGTGTTGTAAATGTAAACGGCGGTGAGCTTGGTTGTAGCTGGCTCGGCGGCGAAGGCGTGCTCAATCTGGCAGGCGGTACACTGGTTATCAATCAGACGGCGGATAAACGGTCAGGTTTACAGGCAATGGCTGCTGCTGGAGATATAATTGCTTATAATGGTGACCCAAATGCCTCATTTGAATATACATTTGACGGAACCAAGACAACTATGACAGCAGTTCCTGAGCCGACGGTTTTGGTTATGCTGGGCATAGGTTCATTATCATTGCTCATAAAACGTAAATAG